The following proteins come from a genomic window of Sorex araneus isolate mSorAra2 chromosome 1, mSorAra2.pri, whole genome shotgun sequence:
- the CYSLTR2 gene encoding cysteinyl leukotriene receptor 2, which yields MSEMEPNDILSSNNSGRNCTIQNFKRDFYPVVYLIIFVWGILGNGFSVYVFLQSYKKSTSVNVFMLNLAISDLLFISTLPFRADYYLRGSNWIFGDLTCRIMSYSLYVNMYSSIYFLTVLSVVRFLATVHPFRLLHVTSRKSAWILCGLIWILMMASSVILLNTGSEQKGNALLCLDLNIKKIVKLQTMNYFALVLGFLLPFCTLSVCYLLIIRALLKVEVPESGLRVSRKKVLTTIIIALIIFLLCFLPYHILRTLHLLAWKEDACPDRLHKAVVISLALAAANSCFNPFLYYFAGENFKDKLRSALRKLYPQKKNYRFSVSAWLNKETPV from the coding sequence ATGTCAGAAATGGAACCCAACGACATTCTGTCCAGCAACAACAGCGGCAGGAACTGCACAATTCAAAACTTCAAGAGGGACTTTTACCCTGTCGTGTACCTGATAATATTCGTCTGGGGCATCCTAGGGAACGGTTTCTCCGTATATGTTTTCCTGCAGTCTTATAAGAAGTCCACATCTGTGAATGTTTTCATGCTAAACTTGGCCATTTCAGATCTCCTGTTCATAAGCACGCTACCCTTTAGGGCTGACTATTATCTGAGAGGCTCCAACTGGATATTTGGGGACCTGACCTGCAGGATTATGTCTTATTCCTTGTACGTCAACATGTACAGCAGCATCTATTTCCTGACTGTCCTGAGCGTTGTGCGTTTCCTGGCAACTGTCCACCCCTTCCGGCTGCTCCATGTCACCAGCAGGAAGAGCGCCTGGATTCTATGTGGGCTCATATGGATCCTTATGATGGCTTCGTCAGTCATACTCCTGAACACTGGCTCTGAGCAGAAGGGCAATGCCCTCCTATGCTTAGATCtcaatatcaagaaaattgttAAACTGCAAACCATGAATTACTTCGCCTTAGTATTGGGCTTCCTGCTGCCGTTCTGCACGCTGAGCGTCTGCTACCTGCTGATCATCCGAGCTCTGTTAAAGGTGGAAGTTCCAGAATCGGGGCTGCGGGTTTCTCGCAAGAAGGTtctcaccaccatcatcatcgcCCTGATCATCTTCCTCCTGTGTTTCCTGCCCTATCACATATTGCGAACACTCCACCTGCTGGCGTGGAAAGAGGATGCATGCCCAGACAGACTACATAAAGCTGtggttatctctctggccttggcaGCAGCTAACAGCTGCTTCAATCCCTTTCTCTATTATTTTGCTGGGGAAAATTTTAAGGACAAACTAAGGTCTGCACTGAGAAAACTTTATCCACAGAAGAAGAATTACAGATTTTCTGTCAGTGCATGGTTGAATAAGGAAACACCAGTATAA